In Clostridia bacterium, the following are encoded in one genomic region:
- a CDS encoding DUF3189 family protein gives MYIIYHCFGGAHSSITAACIHLGLIAENSLPTPEELLALPFYDQTTDDDHGYLRYLGDDTAGNRVFVIGRRGLKDCFVTLVQSLASLLNVSREEFLIVDTVPYVNWMMMVGGFTSRRLGWIRIGRPLVIKGTQKAFKNLVRLVQTVKSQASGGNAR, from the coding sequence ATGTATATCATTTATCATTGTTTCGGCGGTGCTCACTCATCCATTACCGCCGCCTGCATCCATTTAGGTCTGATTGCGGAAAACAGCCTTCCCACTCCTGAAGAATTACTGGCCCTTCCTTTTTATGACCAAACTACCGACGACGACCACGGCTACTTGCGATATTTGGGAGACGACACGGCGGGCAACCGGGTTTTTGTCATCGGTCGCAGAGGTCTCAAAGATTGCTTTGTCACCCTGGTACAATCCCTCGCTTCCCTGTTAAATGTCTCAAGGGAAGAGTTTTTAATTGTAGATACGGTGCCATATGTTAACTGGATGATGATGGTTGGCGGCTTTACCTCCCGCCGCTTGGGTTGGATTAGGATCGGGCGTCCCCTGGTCATCAAAGGCACTCAAAAAGCATTTAAGAATTTGGTCAGGTTGGTACAAACCGTAAAGTCACAGGCATCAGGAGGGAATGCCCGTTGA